A portion of the Rhinopithecus roxellana isolate Shanxi Qingling chromosome 19, ASM756505v1, whole genome shotgun sequence genome contains these proteins:
- the KRT13 gene encoding keratin, type I cytoskeletal 13, with product MSTPAKNHSPQPRPSKLLSAPALNPALTMSLRLQSSSASYGGGFGGGSCQLGGGRGVSSCSTRFVSGGSAGGYGGGVSCGFGGGAGSGFGGGYGGGLGGGFGGGFAGGFVDFGACDGGLLTGNEKITMQNLNDRLASYLEKVRALEEANADLEVKIRDWHLKQSPASPERDYSPYHKTIDELRDKILTATIENNRVILEIDNARLAADDFRLKYENELALRQSVEADINGLRRVLDELTLSKTDLEMQIESLNEELAYMKKNHEEEMKEFSNQVVGQVNVEMDATPGIDLTRVLAEMREQYEAMAERNRRDAEEWFHAKSAELNKEVSTNTAMIQTSKTEITELRRTLQGLEIELQSQLSMKAGLENTVAETECRYALQLQQIQGLISSIEAQLSELRSEMECQNQEYKMLLDIKTRLEQEIATYRSLLEGQDAKMTGVPSSAGSVSPRSTSVTTTSSVSVTTTSNASGRRTSDVRRP from the exons ATGTCCACTCCGGCAAAGAACCACAGTCCTCAGCCCAGGCCAAGCAAGCTTCTGTCTGCACCTGCTCTCAATCCTGCTCTCACCATGAGCCTCCGCCTGCAGAGCTCCTCCGCCAGCTATGGAGGCGGTTTTGGGGGTGGTTCTTGCCAGCTGGGAGGAGGCCGTGGTGTCTCTAGCTGCTCAACTCGGTTTGTCTCCGGGGGATCAGCTGGAGGCTACGGAGGTGGCGTGAGCTGTGGCTTTGGTGGAGGGGCTGGTAGTGGCTTTGGAGGTGGCTACGGAGGTGGCCTTGGAGGTGGCTTTGGTGGGGGTTTTGCTGGTGGCTTTGTTGACTTTGGTGCTTGTGATGGCGGCCTCCTCACTGGCAATGAGAAGATCACCATGCAGAACCTCAACGACCGCCTGGCTTCCTACCTGGAGAAGGTGCGCGCCCTGGAGGAGGCCAACGCCGACCTGGAGGTGAAGATCCGTGACTGGCACCTGAAGCAGAGCCCAGCTAGCCCTGAGCGGGACTACAGCCCCTACCACAAGACGATTGACGAGCTGCGGGACAAG ATCCTGACCGCCACTATTGAAAACAATCGGGTCATCCTGGAGATTGACAATGCCAGACTGGCTGCAGATGACTTCAGGCTcaa gtATGAGAACGAGCTGGCCCTGCGCCAGAGCGTGGAGGCCGACATCAACGGCCTGCGCCGGGTGCTGGATGAGCTCACCCTGTCTAAGACTGACCTGGAGATGCAGATCGAGAGCCTGAATGAGGAGCTGGCCTACATGAAGAAGAACCACGAGGAG GAGATGAAGGAATTCAGCAACCAGGTGGTCGGCCAGGTCAACGTGGAGATGGACGCCACCCCAGGCATTGACCTGACCCGCGTGCTGGCAGAGATGCGGGAGCAGTACGAGGCCATGGCAGAGAGGAACCGCAGGGATGCTGAGGAATGGTTCCACGCCAAG AGTGCAGAGCTGAACAAGGAGGTGTCTACCAACACTGCCATGATTCAGACCAGCAAGACAGAGATCACAGAGCTCAGGCGCACGCTCCAGGGCCTGGAGATTGAGTTGCAGTCCCAGCTGAGCATG AAAGCCGGGCTGGAGAACACGGTGGCGGAGACGGAGTGCCGTTACGCCCTGCAGCTGCAGCAGATCCAGGGGCTCATCAGCAGCATCGAGGCCCAGCTGAGCGAGCTCCGCAGCGAGATGGAGTGCCAGAACCAGGAGTACAAGATGCTGCTGGACATCAAGacgaggctggagcaggagatcGCCACCTACCGCAGCCTGCTCGAGGGCCAGGATGCCAA gATGACTGGTGTCCCCTCCTCAGCAG GAAGCGTCAGCCCCCGTAGCACCTCTGTTACCACAACTTCCAGTGTCTCTGTTACCACCACCTCTAACGCCTCTGGCCGCCGCACTTCTGATGTCCGTAGGCCTTAA
- the KRT15 gene encoding keratin, type I cytoskeletal 15 produces MTTTFLQTSSSTFGGGSTRGGSLLAGGGGFGGGSLYGGGGSRNISASSARFVSSGSGGGYGGGMRVCGFGGGAGSAFGGGFGGGIGGGFGGGFGGGDGGLLSGNEKITMQNLNDRLASYLDKVRALEEANADLEVKIRDWYQKQAPTSPECDYSQYFKTTEELRDKIMATNIDNSRVILEIDNARLAADDFRLKYENELALRQSVEADINGLRRVLDELTLAKTDLEMQIEGLNEELAYLKKNHEEEMKEFGSQLAGQVNVEMDAAPGVDLTRVLAEMREQYEAMAEKNRRDAEAWFFSKTEELNKEVASNTEMIQTSKTEITDLRRTMQELEIELQSQLSMKAGLENSLAETECRYATQLQQIQGLIGGLEAQLSELRCEMEAQNQEYKMLLDIKTRLEQEIATYRSLLEGQDAKMADIGIREASSGGGSSSSNFRINVEESVDGKVVSSRKREI; encoded by the exons ATGACCACCACATTTCTGCAAACTTCTTCCTCCACCTTTGGGGGTGGCTCTACCCGAGGGGGTTCCCTTCTGGCTGGGGGAGGTGGCTTTGGTGGGGGTAGTCTCTACGGGGGAGGTGGAAGCCGAAATATCTCAGCTTCTTCTGCTAGGTTTGTCTCTTCAGGGTCAGGAGGGGGCTACGGGGGTGGCATGAGGGTCTGTGGCTTTGGTGGAGGGGCTGGTAGTGCTTTTGGTGGAGGCTTTGGAGGGGGCATTGGTGGGGGTTTTGGTGGTGGCTTTGGTGGTGGCGATGGTGGTCTCCTCTCTGGCAATGAGAAAATTACCATGCAGAACCTCAATGACCGCCTGGCCTCCTACCTGGACAAGGTACGTGCCCTAGAAGAGGCCAATGCTGACCTGGAGGTGAAGATCCGTGACTGGTACCAGAAGCAGGCCCCGACCAGCCCAGAATGTGACTACAGCCAATACTTCAAGACCACTGAAGAGCTCCGGGACAAG ATCATGGCCACCAACATCGACAACTCCCGGGTCATCCTGGAGATCGACAACGCCAGGCTGGCTGCAGACGACTTCAGGCTCAA gTATGAGAATGAGTTGGCTTTGCGCCAGAGCGTTGAGGCTGACATCAACGGCCTGCGCCGAGTCCTGGATGAGCTGACCCTGGCCAAGACTGACCTGGAGATGCAGATCGAGGGCCTGAATGAGGAGCTAGCCTACCTGAAGAAGAACCATGAGGAG GAGATGAAGGAGTTTGGCAGCCAGCTGGCCGGCCAGGTCAATGTGGAGATGGACGCAGCACCGGGCGTGGACCTGACCCGCGTGCTGGCAGAGATGAGGGAGCAGTATGAGGCCATGGCGGAGAAGAACCGCCGGGATGCTGAGGCCTGGTTCTTCAGCAAG ACTGAGGAGCTGAACAAAGAGGTGGCCTCCAACACAGAAATGATCCAGACCAGCAAGACGGAGATCACAGACCTGAGACGCACAATGCAGGAGCTGGAGATCgagctgcagtcccagctcaGCATG AAAGCTGGGCTGGAGAACTCGCTGGCCGAGACAGAGTGCCGCTATGCCACGCAGCTGCAGCAGATCCAGGGGCTCATCGGtggcctggaggcccagctgaGTGAGCTCCGATGCGAGATGGAGGCTCAGAACCAGGAGTACAAGATGCTGCTTGACATAAAGACGCGGCTGGAGCAGGAGATTGCCACCTACCGCAGCCTGCTGGAGGGCCAGGATGCCAA GATGGCTGACATTGGCATCAGGGAAG CCTCTTCAGGAGGTGGCAGTAGCAGCAGCAATTTCCGCATCAACGTAGAGGAGTCAGTGGATGGAAAGGTGGTTTCTTCCCGCAAGAGAGAAATCTAA
- the KRT19 gene encoding keratin, type I cytoskeletal 19, with translation MTSYSYRQSSATSSFGGLGGGSVRFGPGVAFRAPSMHGGSGGRGVSVSSARFVSSSSSGGYGGGYGGVLAASDGLLAGNEKLTMQNLNDRLASYLDKVRALEAANGELEVKIRDWYQKQGPGPSRDYSHYYTTIQDLRDKILGATIENSRIVLQIDNARLAADDFRTKFETEQALRMSVEADINGLRRVLDELTLARTDLEMQIEGLKEELAYLKKNHEEEISVLRGQVGGQVSVEVDSAPGTDLAKILSDMRSQYEVMAEQNRKDAEAWFTSRTEELNREVAGHTEQLQISRSEVTDLRRTLQGIEIELQSQLSMKAALEDTLEETEARFGAQLAHIQALISGVEAQLGDVRADSERQNQEYQRLMDIKSRLEQEIATYRSLLEGQEDHYNNLSASKVL, from the exons ATGACTTCCTACAGTTATCGCCAGTCGTCGGCTACGTCGTCCTTCGGAGGCCTGGGCGGCGGCTCCGTGCGTTTTGGGCCGGGGGTCGCCTTTCGCGCGCCCAGCATGCACGGGGGCTCCGGCGGCCGCGGTGTGTCCGTGTCCTCTGCCCGCTTCGTGTCTTCGTCCTCCTCCGGGGGCTACGGCGGCGGCTACGGCGGCGTCCTGGCCGCGTCCGACGGGCTGCTGGCGGGCAACGAGAAGCTCACCATGCAGAACCTCAACGACCGCCTGGCCTCCTACCTGGACAAGGTGCGCGCCCTGGAGGCGGCCAACGGCGAGCTGGAGGTGAAAATCCGCGACTGGTACCAGAAGCAGGGGCCCGGGCCCTCCCGCGACTACAGCCACTACTACACCACCATCCAGGACCTGCGGGACAAG attcttGGTGCCACCATTGAGAACTCCAGGATTGTCCTGCAGATCGACAATGCCCGTCTGGCTGCAGATGACTTCCGAACCAA GTTTGAGACGGAGCAGGCTCTGCGTATGAGCGTGGAGGCCGACATCAACGGCCTGCGCAGGGTGCTGGATGAGCTGACCCTGGCCAGGACTGACCTGGAGATGCAGATCGAGGGCCTGAAGGAAGAGCTGGCCTACCTGAAGAAGAACCATGAGGAG GAAATCAGTGTGCTGAGGGGCCAAGTGGGAGGCCAGGTCAGTGTGGAGGTGGATTCGGCTCCGGGCACTGATCTCGCCAAGATCCTGAGTGACATGCGAAGCCAATACGAGGTCATGGCCGAGCAGAACCGGAAGGATGCTGAAGCCTGGTTCACCAGCCGG ACGGAAGAATTGAACCGGGAGGTGGCTGGCCACACGGAGCAGCTCCAGATAAGCAGGTCCGAAGTCACTGACCTGCGGCGCACCCTCCAGGGTATTGAGATTgagctgcagtcccagctgaGCATG AAAGCTGCTTTGGAAGACACACTGGAAGAAACCGAGGCGCGCTTTGGAGCCCAGCTGGCGCATATCCAGGCACTGATCAGTGGTGTTGAAGCCCAGCTGGGCGATGTGCGAGCTGACAGTGAGCGGCAGAATCAGGAGTACCAGCGGCTCATGGACATCAAGTCGCGGCTGGAGCAGGAGATTGCCACCTACCGCAGCCTGCTCGAGGGCCAGGAAGATCACTACAACAACCTGTCCGCCTCCAAGGTCCTCTGA